A region of Myxococcus stipitatus DSM 14675 DNA encodes the following proteins:
- a CDS encoding serine/threonine protein kinase, producing the protein MAQERYPRLGRYELLALLGRGGMAETWRARLVGAAGVTKPILIKKVLPEYANNAEFISLFISEARISSTLSHGNIAQVFEFGRVDQEYFLAMELVEGQPLHRVMKRAARLGMTRLPVPLATFIALEMCRGLHYAHTRTDEKGAPLGIVHRDVSPDNVIISYEGQVKIVDFGIAKARLSRNFETEPGIVRGKYLYFSPEQARGQEVDARTDIWTIGLVLYEMLCGQLPVTGTAESVMSRMAYGEFPTPRQVCGVVPVELESLVMKALSVEVPLRYASANAFADALASYLYSLSPPFSSMDLTHLVRALFQQELVADGRELPVPKAFLQEFSAWCGATPISRAPSRAAAPQTMALGASQAEATTSEHLRPTNPMTMVLDARPAPKPPPSIALDEDDVPTVYLEPTTISAPEHLSRIRIENVPLSERRTVLMPREPPRWKRVVGTTAMVLFVLLGIAIPWVAVFRSQPSETPASPGPPQAEAVPPSEGLRPQHVVEYPVKGFLLEADRDVILIPSSFRAFGALNPAEAYSLVDVSTQGRGEDPSVLPTDMEPLNVFFLLSGDSGQLPQKARLGEVPTSPKVIVGAQEVAIFRFGPTPSGAMPERHIRLNGPTPEPSRSFHFRPEVEGPRLNHALVLKGLDPLATYTLNLATTSREALLHGAGAGPATRVACVEWRPEEPPKPDTAKVLPRVQFLLEVGTQRRVQGVPGLLCAFVDDGPEGNSGALEVRIDEAPPVKRPKPSASGSYVPRSP; encoded by the coding sequence ATGGCCCAGGAACGGTATCCACGTCTAGGTCGCTACGAGCTCCTGGCCCTGTTGGGGCGGGGCGGGATGGCGGAGACGTGGCGTGCGCGGCTGGTCGGCGCGGCGGGCGTCACCAAGCCCATCCTCATCAAGAAGGTCCTGCCCGAGTACGCGAACAACGCGGAGTTCATCTCGCTCTTCATCAGCGAGGCGCGCATCTCGTCCACGCTGTCCCACGGGAACATCGCGCAGGTCTTCGAGTTCGGCCGCGTGGACCAGGAGTACTTCCTGGCCATGGAGCTGGTGGAGGGCCAGCCGCTCCACCGCGTGATGAAGCGCGCGGCTCGGCTGGGCATGACGCGACTGCCGGTGCCCCTGGCCACGTTCATCGCGCTGGAGATGTGCCGGGGCCTGCACTACGCGCACACGCGCACGGACGAGAAGGGCGCGCCGCTGGGCATCGTCCACCGGGACGTCTCTCCCGACAACGTCATCATCAGCTACGAGGGACAGGTCAAGATCGTCGACTTCGGCATCGCCAAGGCGCGCCTGTCGCGCAACTTCGAGACCGAGCCGGGCATCGTGCGGGGCAAGTACCTCTACTTCTCCCCGGAGCAGGCGCGAGGCCAGGAGGTCGATGCCCGCACCGACATCTGGACCATCGGCCTGGTGCTCTACGAGATGCTGTGCGGGCAGCTCCCCGTCACCGGCACCGCGGAGTCGGTGATGTCGCGCATGGCCTACGGCGAGTTCCCCACGCCCCGACAGGTCTGCGGCGTCGTGCCCGTCGAGCTCGAATCCCTGGTCATGAAGGCCCTGTCCGTGGAGGTGCCGCTCCGCTACGCCTCCGCGAACGCCTTCGCCGACGCCCTGGCCTCGTATCTGTATTCCCTCTCGCCGCCGTTCTCCTCCATGGACCTCACGCACCTGGTCCGTGCGTTGTTCCAGCAGGAGTTGGTCGCGGATGGCCGGGAGCTACCGGTTCCGAAGGCCTTCCTCCAGGAGTTCTCCGCGTGGTGTGGCGCCACGCCCATCTCCCGCGCGCCGTCTCGCGCGGCCGCGCCTCAGACGATGGCGCTTGGCGCCAGCCAGGCCGAGGCGACGACGTCCGAGCACCTGCGCCCCACCAACCCGATGACGATGGTGTTGGATGCCCGGCCCGCGCCCAAGCCGCCCCCGAGCATCGCGCTGGACGAGGACGACGTCCCCACCGTCTATCTCGAGCCCACCACCATCTCCGCCCCCGAGCACCTGTCGCGCATCCGCATCGAGAATGTTCCGCTGTCGGAGCGGCGCACGGTGCTGATGCCTCGCGAGCCCCCTCGCTGGAAGCGCGTGGTGGGCACCACCGCGATGGTCCTGTTCGTCCTGCTGGGCATCGCCATCCCCTGGGTGGCCGTGTTCCGGTCGCAGCCCTCCGAGACACCCGCCAGTCCAGGCCCCCCACAAGCCGAAGCCGTCCCTCCGTCCGAGGGCCTCCGCCCGCAGCACGTCGTCGAGTATCCCGTGAAGGGGTTCCTGCTCGAGGCGGATCGAGACGTCATCCTCATCCCGTCCAGCTTCAGGGCCTTTGGTGCGCTGAACCCCGCAGAGGCGTACTCGCTCGTCGATGTCAGCACGCAGGGCAGGGGAGAAGACCCGAGTGTCCTCCCCACCGACATGGAGCCCCTGAATGTCTTCTTCCTGCTGTCGGGTGACTCGGGGCAGCTCCCGCAGAAGGCGCGCCTGGGCGAGGTCCCCACGTCGCCCAAGGTCATCGTGGGGGCCCAGGAGGTCGCCATCTTCCGCTTCGGCCCCACGCCCTCCGGCGCGATGCCCGAGCGACACATCCGCCTGAATGGCCCGACCCCGGAGCCCTCGCGCTCGTTCCACTTCCGGCCGGAGGTGGAGGGGCCTCGGCTCAACCATGCGCTGGTGCTCAAGGGGCTTGATCCCCTCGCGACGTACACGCTGAACCTGGCGACAACGAGTCGAGAGGCACTGCTCCACGGCGCGGGCGCGGGGCCGGCCACTCGGGTGGCGTGCGTGGAGTGGCGCCCCGAGGAGCCGCCCAAGCCCGACACCGCCAAGGTCCTCCCGAGGGTCCAGTTCCTCCTCGAGGTGGGGACCCAGCGCCGGGTGCAGGGCGTCCCCGGCCTCCTGTGTGCATTCGTCGATGACGGGCCGGAAGGAAACTCCGGGGCGCTCGAGGTCCGCATCGACGAGGCGCCACCCGTCAAACGTCCCAAACCCTCCGCGAGTGGATCGTATGTCCCAAGATCCCCATGA
- a CDS encoding serine/threonine-protein kinase, producing the protein MALQPGDRFGRYELVSWLGRGGMAETWRARWRGDAGVTKSVLIKRVLPEFDSDEALVSMFINEARISASLSHGNIAQVFDFGRVEGQYYLAMELVDGQPLHRVLKRAATTGLPRLPIPLATYIALEMCRGLHYAHTRLDDKGAPLSIVHRDISPDNVLISYEGQVKIVDFGIAKARMARNFKTEPGVVKGKYLFFSPEQARGHEVDARTDVWATGLVLYEMLCGQPPVTGGQASVMMRLANGEFPSPRQARAELPVELDALVMRALSVDVNKRYESANAFADALAGFLYSFAPRFSTMNVAYLVRELFRADMAAEGRELTVPQSFIDELAMWRAGGAPEAPKRALTQEEIARVTTEPRGTRKLQTPAGRKLLPPSTARLPAPVVEPPEEVEPHTAKALVLRGGGRKWVAVLAAAAVLVVGVVVFHGGAPPVVEKGKQVDLSPVTPILSATPESRHESDLRQARAHFDKGLFAKAVASTESCLAARPDHPDCLMISGASLARLERFEEAVKQYQRFMDKHADHPHVSTARTMRDEYARKVPLPPLPPSVEPEKPVTSARPDEVARPPAESARRPSPTRGVPVFEVRDDARSSELLERARTLIKGGKYVEANEAAEKCAAEFPKEADCQLILGITAARLGRIDEGAQFYRRFLELAPADHAFRRGVETQLEAYDASRR; encoded by the coding sequence ATGGCCTTGCAGCCCGGCGACAGATTCGGCCGATACGAGCTGGTGTCTTGGCTTGGTCGGGGGGGAATGGCGGAGACGTGGCGCGCCCGATGGAGAGGCGACGCTGGCGTCACCAAGTCCGTCCTGATCAAGCGGGTGCTTCCCGAGTTCGACTCGGACGAGGCGCTCGTGTCGATGTTCATCAACGAGGCGCGGATCTCCGCGTCGTTGTCCCACGGGAACATCGCCCAGGTCTTCGACTTCGGCCGGGTGGAAGGGCAGTACTACCTGGCCATGGAGTTGGTGGATGGGCAGCCGCTGCACCGCGTGCTGAAGCGCGCGGCGACGACGGGCCTGCCGCGTCTGCCCATTCCGCTGGCCACGTACATCGCGTTGGAGATGTGCCGGGGCCTGCACTACGCGCACACGCGCTTGGACGACAAGGGGGCTCCCTTGAGCATCGTCCACCGGGACATCTCCCCGGACAATGTGCTGATCAGCTACGAGGGCCAGGTCAAGATCGTCGATTTCGGCATCGCGAAGGCGCGCATGGCGCGCAACTTCAAGACGGAGCCGGGGGTGGTGAAGGGCAAGTATCTGTTCTTCTCTCCCGAGCAGGCGCGAGGCCACGAGGTGGATGCCCGCACGGATGTCTGGGCCACGGGGTTGGTGTTGTACGAGATGCTCTGTGGCCAGCCGCCCGTCACGGGGGGCCAGGCGTCGGTGATGATGCGGCTGGCGAATGGAGAGTTCCCGTCGCCTCGGCAGGCTCGCGCCGAGCTGCCGGTGGAGTTGGACGCGCTGGTCATGCGTGCGTTGTCGGTGGACGTGAACAAGCGCTACGAGTCCGCGAATGCGTTCGCGGATGCGCTGGCGGGGTTCCTGTATTCCTTCGCGCCTCGCTTCTCGACGATGAACGTGGCGTATCTGGTCCGGGAGTTGTTCCGCGCGGACATGGCGGCGGAGGGCCGCGAGCTGACGGTGCCGCAGTCCTTCATCGACGAGCTGGCGATGTGGCGGGCTGGCGGGGCGCCGGAGGCTCCGAAGAGGGCGCTGACGCAGGAGGAGATTGCCCGGGTCACCACGGAGCCGAGGGGCACGCGGAAGCTCCAGACGCCGGCGGGGCGCAAGCTGTTGCCTCCCTCCACGGCGAGGCTGCCCGCGCCCGTCGTCGAGCCGCCCGAGGAAGTGGAGCCGCACACGGCGAAGGCGCTGGTGCTTCGAGGGGGCGGGCGGAAATGGGTCGCGGTCCTTGCCGCTGCGGCGGTGCTGGTGGTCGGCGTGGTCGTGTTCCACGGCGGGGCGCCCCCGGTGGTGGAGAAGGGGAAGCAGGTGGACCTGTCGCCCGTGACTCCAATCCTCTCGGCGACGCCCGAGAGTCGCCACGAGTCGGACCTCCGGCAGGCCCGGGCCCATTTTGACAAGGGTTTGTTCGCGAAGGCGGTGGCCTCGACGGAGTCGTGCCTCGCCGCCAGGCCAGATCATCCGGATTGCCTGATGATCTCCGGCGCGAGCCTGGCGCGTCTGGAGCGGTTTGAAGAGGCCGTCAAACAGTACCAGCGCTTCATGGACAAGCACGCGGACCATCCCCATGTGTCGACCGCGCGCACGATGCGGGATGAGTATGCCCGGAAGGTGCCGCTGCCTCCGCTCCCTCCCAGCGTCGAGCCCGAGAAGCCCGTGACTTCGGCCCGGCCCGACGAAGTGGCCAGGCCGCCTGCTGAGTCAGCCAGACGCCCCTCGCCCACCAGAGGGGTGCCTGTGTTCGAGGTGCGGGACGACGCGCGCTCAAGCGAGCTGTTGGAGCGCGCGCGCACCCTGATCAAGGGGGGGAAGTACGTCGAAGCGAACGAGGCCGCTGAGAAATGCGCGGCTGAGTTCCCAAAGGAGGCTGACTGTCAATTGATCTTGGGAATCACGGCTGCGCGATTGGGCAGGATTGACGAGGGGGCCCAGTTCTACCGGCGCTTTCTTGAACTCGCGCCTGCGGACCATGCCTTTCGCAGGGGTGTTGAAACCCAGCTCGAGGCGTACGACGCATCCCGGCGCTGA
- a CDS encoding sigma 54-interacting transcriptional regulator: MLWTVARLGDEDGNESQVRTDALPAIRGPRFRVKLAVLSGPDAGKVYPLGPGRYRVGSEATADIVLPDRAVSRQHLILEVGDEGVRATDPGSRNGSFCEGMRFSELEVRPGATLTLGTTELRLMPEGERAKAVPLSSRASFGALVGNSRRMREVFTVLERLTAGESDVLIQGETGTGKELCAEAIHVHGTRSKGPFVIADLAGIPPQLLESELFGHVKGAFTGAHGDRAGAFERAHGGTLFLDEVGELPLEVQPRLLRVLERRQVKRMGANDYRTFNVRVVAATHQDLEGAVKQNRFRGDLFHRLAVLRVVLPSLRERPEDIPLLIDTVLERMGRPPSALSDVTRALLTQYPWPGNVRELRNVVDRVVSLGEEALPDIPDVPSAVSSRQDDGESTLSLALDLPFKEAKEQLIDGFERDYLRNLVERCEGNVSRAAREAGIDRVYLRKLLRKHGLDAGGA, translated from the coding sequence ATGTTGTGGACCGTGGCACGCTTGGGAGACGAGGACGGGAACGAATCGCAGGTCCGAACCGACGCCCTACCGGCGATCCGCGGGCCTCGGTTCCGAGTGAAGCTGGCGGTGCTGTCGGGACCGGACGCGGGCAAGGTGTACCCGCTGGGGCCGGGGCGCTACCGCGTGGGCTCGGAGGCGACGGCGGACATCGTCCTGCCAGACCGCGCCGTGTCGCGTCAGCACCTCATCCTGGAGGTCGGGGACGAAGGGGTGCGCGCCACGGACCCGGGATCACGCAACGGCTCCTTCTGCGAGGGTATGCGTTTCTCGGAATTGGAGGTGCGCCCAGGGGCCACCCTGACCCTGGGAACCACGGAGCTGCGGCTCATGCCGGAGGGTGAGCGCGCCAAGGCCGTTCCCCTCTCCTCTCGGGCCAGCTTCGGAGCGCTGGTGGGCAACAGCCGCCGCATGCGCGAGGTCTTCACCGTCCTGGAGCGGCTGACAGCGGGCGAGTCGGACGTGCTCATCCAGGGCGAGACGGGCACCGGCAAGGAGCTGTGCGCGGAGGCCATCCACGTCCACGGCACCCGCAGCAAGGGGCCCTTCGTCATCGCGGACCTCGCGGGCATTCCGCCGCAGCTCCTGGAGAGCGAGCTGTTCGGCCACGTGAAGGGCGCCTTCACCGGGGCACACGGCGACAGGGCCGGAGCCTTCGAGCGCGCCCACGGAGGGACCCTCTTCCTCGACGAGGTCGGTGAGCTGCCGCTCGAGGTGCAGCCTCGGCTCCTGCGTGTGCTGGAGCGCCGTCAGGTCAAGCGCATGGGCGCCAATGACTACCGCACCTTCAATGTGCGCGTCGTGGCCGCCACGCACCAGGACCTGGAAGGCGCGGTGAAGCAGAACCGCTTCCGCGGAGACCTGTTCCACCGGCTCGCGGTGCTGCGGGTCGTGCTGCCCTCGCTGCGAGAGCGGCCCGAGGACATCCCGCTGCTCATCGACACCGTGCTGGAGCGGATGGGCAGGCCGCCCAGCGCGCTGTCGGACGTCACCCGCGCCCTGCTCACGCAGTACCCGTGGCCCGGCAACGTGCGCGAGCTGCGCAACGTGGTGGACCGCGTGGTGAGCCTGGGTGAAGAGGCGCTGCCGGACATTCCGGACGTGCCCTCGGCGGTGTCCTCGCGCCAGGACGACGGGGAGTCCACCCTGTCCCTGGCGCTGGACCTGCCCTTCAAGGAAGCCAAGGAGCAGCTCATCGACGGCTTCGAGCGCGACTACCTCCGCAACCTCGTCGAGCGCTGCGAGGGCAACGTCTCCCGTGCCGCCCGGGAAGCCGGGATTGACCGCGTCTACCTCCGCAAGCTGCTGCGCAAGCACGGGCTCGACGCAGGGGGCGCCTGA
- a CDS encoding DUF4382 domain-containing protein codes for MSFTGLRRSSFVSIAAIALLLPLIGCGDDKGKVSILLTDAPGDGIEKAVVTISSIYLQGGDDKGGRVVLRDEPVTVSLLDLANSTSELVSEAEVPDGQYHQLRFVISGGYLEARNADGTTSIYATTNNYEGLPAGAVVAGQLHMPSYDSSGLKVKFDETLTIEGEQKILLVDFDVAQSFGKQAGGSGRWVMSPVIKAAEVTASASVNVEVKLGTGVTLPTIEGKALTLADFQAVLINAEGTQERLSLTDANVDGTYEASFKFLFPGSFQVELAAPAGVAITTTPGQPVTFKLESGRDNTLTLVVSSALPQ; via the coding sequence ATGTCGTTCACCGGACTTCGTCGTTCGAGCTTTGTCTCGATTGCTGCCATTGCATTGCTGCTGCCATTGATTGGCTGTGGCGATGACAAGGGCAAGGTCTCCATCCTCCTGACGGACGCGCCGGGAGATGGCATTGAAAAGGCCGTGGTCACCATCTCCTCCATCTATCTCCAGGGGGGTGATGACAAGGGTGGCCGCGTCGTCCTGCGCGACGAGCCGGTCACCGTGAGCCTGCTCGACCTGGCCAACTCCACGTCGGAGCTCGTCTCCGAGGCCGAGGTCCCGGACGGGCAGTACCACCAGCTTCGCTTCGTCATCTCCGGCGGATATCTGGAGGCGCGCAACGCGGATGGCACCACGTCCATCTACGCCACCACGAACAACTACGAGGGCCTTCCGGCGGGGGCGGTCGTCGCGGGCCAGCTCCACATGCCCAGCTATGACTCGTCCGGCCTGAAGGTGAAGTTCGACGAGACGCTGACCATCGAGGGCGAGCAGAAGATCCTCCTGGTCGACTTCGACGTGGCGCAGAGCTTCGGCAAGCAGGCCGGTGGCTCGGGCCGCTGGGTGATGAGCCCCGTCATCAAGGCCGCCGAGGTGACCGCCTCCGCGAGCGTCAACGTCGAGGTGAAGCTGGGCACGGGCGTCACGCTGCCCACCATCGAGGGCAAGGCGCTGACCCTGGCGGACTTCCAGGCGGTGCTCATCAACGCCGAGGGCACCCAGGAGCGCCTGTCCCTGACGGACGCCAACGTGGATGGCACCTACGAAGCCAGCTTCAAGTTCCTCTTCCCCGGCAGCTTCCAGGTCGAGCTCGCGGCCCCCGCGGGCGTGGCCATCACCACCACCCCCGGGCAGCCGGTGACGTTCAAGCTGGAGTCTGGCCGGGACAACACGCTCACCCTGGTCGTGAGCAGCGCCCTGCCCCAGTAG
- a CDS encoding sensor histidine kinase encodes MKLRTRLALTAVVAVIPVVVAMLVLQRSLWEYSQEDALEAAVLARMQVERGRCEETPETWRPRPSEEGALPGRVVFESGESRRLRRPRPEVTEGPEGPRPKKPGREPTFVTLFPYDSRLASRNALAPGLTDDMRESLRAGMVARRFEQDGRDVLDLWVRMPWEEGPCAFVLARSFDPPRPSRLVLVPLQDWTLLVFTVVAAVVLALGSVVRRVRVLTEEVRASARSGYAQPVSVRGQDEIADLARAFQEARAEIQARMAHQEAREQGLRDFLANTTHDVMTPLTVLQGHLSAMQQRLARGEHVGAGEVRSAMSESHYMASLVHNLAAATRLEAGAPHVQRAPVDLNDVVARVLGRHRPIARQRRIELESGVPAEPVCVMGDVTLIEQAVSNVVANGVRHGHDGGHVAVVLENRQVGGFQLRVIDDGPGIPEAERARILERGFRGNAARTRAPEGQGLGLHIARDVARVHGWSLTLYPSEHGGLEVCFSSEEPLLVSSGEAREERRE; translated from the coding sequence GTGAAGCTGCGCACTCGACTGGCGCTCACCGCGGTGGTGGCGGTGATTCCCGTCGTGGTGGCCATGCTGGTGCTTCAGCGGTCGCTCTGGGAGTACTCGCAGGAGGACGCGCTCGAGGCCGCGGTGCTCGCGCGCATGCAGGTGGAGCGCGGGCGCTGTGAGGAGACGCCCGAGACCTGGCGCCCCCGGCCCTCCGAGGAAGGGGCGCTGCCGGGCCGCGTCGTGTTCGAGAGCGGCGAGTCGAGGCGCCTCCGGAGGCCGCGCCCCGAGGTCACCGAGGGGCCCGAGGGCCCTCGCCCGAAGAAGCCGGGGCGGGAGCCGACGTTTGTCACGCTCTTCCCCTATGACTCCCGGCTGGCGTCCCGGAACGCGCTCGCGCCCGGCCTCACGGACGACATGCGGGAGTCCTTGCGCGCGGGGATGGTCGCCCGTCGCTTCGAGCAGGACGGCCGGGATGTGCTCGACCTGTGGGTGCGCATGCCCTGGGAGGAGGGGCCCTGTGCCTTCGTCCTGGCGCGGAGCTTCGACCCGCCTCGGCCGTCGCGCCTGGTGCTGGTGCCGCTCCAGGACTGGACCTTGCTGGTGTTCACCGTCGTGGCGGCGGTGGTGCTGGCGCTGGGCTCCGTGGTGCGGCGGGTCCGCGTGCTGACCGAAGAAGTCCGCGCGTCGGCGCGCAGTGGCTACGCGCAGCCGGTGTCGGTGCGGGGCCAGGATGAAATCGCGGACCTGGCGAGGGCCTTCCAGGAGGCCCGCGCGGAGATTCAAGCGCGCATGGCGCATCAGGAGGCGCGTGAGCAGGGGCTGCGGGACTTCCTCGCGAACACCACCCACGACGTGATGACGCCGCTCACGGTGCTCCAGGGGCACCTGTCCGCGATGCAGCAGCGGTTGGCTCGAGGCGAGCACGTGGGCGCGGGCGAGGTGCGCTCCGCCATGAGCGAGTCACACTACATGGCCTCCCTGGTCCACAACCTCGCCGCGGCGACGCGGCTGGAAGCGGGCGCGCCCCATGTGCAGCGCGCGCCCGTGGACTTGAACGACGTGGTGGCTCGGGTGCTGGGGCGGCATCGGCCCATCGCCCGGCAGCGGCGAATCGAGCTGGAGAGCGGTGTGCCCGCGGAGCCCGTGTGCGTCATGGGGGATGTGACGCTCATCGAGCAGGCCGTGAGCAACGTGGTGGCCAACGGCGTGCGCCATGGTCATGACGGTGGGCACGTGGCGGTGGTGCTGGAGAACCGGCAGGTCGGCGGCTTCCAGCTCCGCGTCATCGACGACGGGCCTGGGATTCCCGAAGCGGAGCGGGCGCGCATCCTGGAGCGGGGCTTCCGAGGCAATGCCGCGCGCACCCGCGCACCCGAAGGTCAGGGCCTGGGGCTGCACATCGCGCGGGACGTGGCCCGGGTCCATGGCTGGAGCCTGACGCTGTACCCGTCGGAGCACGGCGGGCTCGAGGTGTGCTTCTCGAGCGAGGAGCCGCTCCTGGTGTCATCAGGAGAAGCGCGCGAGGAACGCCGCGAGTAG
- a CDS encoding response regulator transcription factor, translated as MRERILVVEDDSRLGTQIVEHLRSAGFEATWWTEGRSLMPGALPDVRLVVLDLMLPGTYGLDMLKALRGFSEVPVLILSARNDTLDKVRALKLGADDYLTKPFWPEELIERVRARLRRPALCKEGAVLELGPLRVDLHGRAVQVEGRVVELTRVEFEVLAALARRPSEAVTRQWLAEHVLDPTREGTERTLDVHVSRLRRKLAPTQCVETVWGVGYRLTPRTRA; from the coding sequence ATGCGAGAGCGCATCCTGGTGGTGGAAGACGATTCCCGGCTCGGCACGCAGATTGTCGAGCACCTGCGAAGCGCGGGCTTCGAGGCCACGTGGTGGACGGAGGGGCGCAGCCTCATGCCGGGGGCGCTGCCCGACGTGCGGCTGGTGGTGCTCGACCTGATGCTGCCCGGGACGTACGGGCTGGACATGCTCAAGGCGCTCCGAGGTTTCTCGGAGGTGCCAGTCCTGATTCTCAGCGCGCGCAATGACACGCTGGACAAGGTGCGCGCGCTCAAGCTGGGCGCGGACGACTACCTGACGAAGCCCTTCTGGCCGGAGGAGCTCATCGAGCGGGTGCGCGCGCGGCTGCGGCGTCCCGCGCTCTGCAAGGAGGGCGCGGTGCTGGAATTGGGCCCCCTGCGCGTCGACCTGCATGGCCGCGCGGTGCAGGTGGAGGGGCGCGTGGTGGAGCTGACGCGGGTGGAGTTCGAGGTGCTCGCGGCCCTGGCCCGCCGTCCCAGTGAAGCGGTGACGCGGCAGTGGCTGGCGGAGCACGTGCTGGACCCGACGCGAGAGGGGACGGAGCGCACGCTGGATGTCCATGTCTCCCGGCTGCGGCGGAAGCTGGCGCCGACGCAGTGCGTGGAGACGGTGTGGGGCGTGGGCTATCGCCTGACGCCGAGGACGCGCGCGTGA
- a CDS encoding sigma-70 family RNA polymerase sigma factor — protein sequence MVPPPLTAQRTSDVPADRDLLQQVALGSGAAMRAVYSRCGAKAFAVVVRLLPTRADAEEVLQETFLEVWRRARDFDPGRGGLEPWVTTIARTRAIDRLRSLGTAARVAEGAAHQPPPSSATPVSPDDATSHGQDRARVRAAMVTLPSEQREVVELAYFEGLSQREIAERTGDPLGTVKTRARLALEKLADLLGRE from the coding sequence ATGGTTCCGCCCCCTCTCACTGCTCAGCGGACGAGCGACGTGCCGGCCGACAGGGACCTGCTTCAGCAGGTGGCCCTGGGCAGCGGCGCGGCGATGCGGGCGGTCTATTCCCGCTGTGGGGCGAAGGCCTTCGCGGTGGTGGTGCGGCTGTTGCCCACGCGAGCGGACGCGGAGGAGGTCCTCCAGGAGACGTTCCTCGAGGTGTGGCGGCGCGCGCGCGACTTCGACCCGGGGCGCGGGGGGCTGGAGCCGTGGGTGACGACGATTGCCCGCACGCGGGCCATCGACCGGCTGCGCTCCCTGGGGACGGCGGCCCGGGTCGCGGAGGGCGCGGCGCATCAGCCGCCGCCCTCGAGCGCGACGCCGGTGTCTCCCGACGACGCCACGTCGCACGGGCAGGACCGCGCGAGGGTGCGCGCGGCGATGGTGACGCTGCCTTCCGAGCAGCGGGAAGTGGTGGAGCTGGCCTACTTCGAAGGGCTGTCCCAGCGGGAGATTGCAGAGCGCACCGGGGACCCGCTGGGCACGGTGAAGACCCGCGCGAGGCTCGCGCTGGAGAAGCTCGCGGACCTGCTGGGGCGCGAGTGA